Genomic window (Arcobacter aquimarinus):
AGTTTTGAGAAAGATTTGTATCTACTACTTTTATCTCTATAGAGTTATTTTCAATTTTTATATCTTCTATTGTAATTCCAACTATTGAAAAAGAGTCTTGATTTGCTTCATTAAATACAATTTGTCCATTTGTTAATACATTTAAATCAACATTTGCTTGTAATACTCCTCTTGAATCATTTGTATTTGATGTATTATTTGTTGAAAAATTATTTGAACCTTCTGTTCCACCATTTTGATTATTAGAAGAAGTTAATTCAAAACCATTTGTTGTTGAACTATTTGAAGTATCTAAAAAACCAATTCCCGTATCAACTAATAAACCATCATTTGAATTAAAATTTAAAACACCTAGATTAGTAGTATTATCTGTAAAAGTATTTAAGCCATCTATTAAATTATTTGTATTTGTATCACCATTAGTCGTTGAAATAAAAGGTGAACTAGGTTTTGCAGAATCTGTAATTCTTGCTGGTGCAACAACTAACATATTATAAGTTCTTGTTACACTAGCTCCTGATGAATCAATTCCCGTTATAACAATTACAAAATTTCCTGATTGCGCTACTCTTCCCGAAATAATTCCAGTATTAGAATCAATAGTTAAACCTAAAGGTAAATTTGTTGCTTCAAATTTAAATTTATTAGTTAAATCCTTATCACTAAATAAAGATGAAATATCCTTATTATAAACTTCTCCAAAAGGTATTTCAAAATCAATATTTTCAAAAGACACTGTTGGAATATCATTACTTCCTATTATTGTTACAGTTACATCTTGAGTTAATTCTACACCATCATCATCTGTTACTGTTATACTAAATACTGCTGTTACGGTTTCTCCTGCTCCTAAAAAGTTTATTTTATCTTGACTTATTGTGTAATCCCAAGTTATAGTACCATTATTTACATTTGTTGGTAAATTCATAATAGAAAATGCATTTTCTATATCACTTATTTGTTTTTGCGTTAAAGATAAGTTTGTTCCATCTTGTGCTTTTCCTATAATTGATTTTGTATTTTCTACTGCCGTTGGTCTATCTGTAATATCAGCATCAGTAAATTTAATACTTCCTTTATCATTTAATTTACTTCCATCAATAATAGATCCTGTAACATCTACTACCTCTATTTGAGGAATATCATTTACAGAGTTGATTGTAAAATTAATAGTTTGATTAGAAATCTTATTTCCACCCTCTCCTGAAGCACCCAAATCATCTAAAATAATAGTTAAATAATCTTTTCCAAAATAGTTATTTTTTGGTGTATATATCAAATTTTTAATTGTTTCTTGAAGATTATCTAAAGTTCCTCTTAAAACAATTTTAGAGCTAGCATTTTCTCCTTCTAATATAGTAACATTAGATAAATCAATTAAATTTATTTTCCCCTCAATAACTTCAATTTGTAATTCTAACTCTTGAGTTGGAATATTATCAATATCTGAAATAACTATAAAATTACTATTATCAAAAGTATATGGTGTATCTTCATCTATAGTAATATCACTTGTTGTTACACTAATTACTGGTTTATCATTTACTGGTAACACAAAAACATTTATTTGTGCTATAAGACTTGTATCTCCGTCTCCTGATGTATATTGATAAACAAAAGTTTCATTTCCATACCAATTTTCATTTGGAATAAAAATAAATTGCCCATCTTTACTTGTAAAATTACTCTCTAAAGATGAACTAGAATCTGCTAAAATTAATTTACCACTTGTTAATTGATATCCAATTGCATTAGAATTTTCATCATAAATTATATCTGTAACATCGAATGATGATATATTTCCAGCAGTTGTAATGTTTCCATTTATATCTGTAATATCAGCACTTCCTACTCCAAAAGTAAAAAATCCATTATTATCGTTTATATCTAAAATTAGACTCTCCAAATCAACACTAGCAGGATTATCCTCTTTATTAACAATATTTTTACTATCTGCATTTGGAATTGCAGGTAAAACAACTACCATTTTACTTGATACAGAAGTTCCTGAAAGTTCATCTATTGCAGTTACTTTTATAAAATCAGCTCCTGGAGTTACAAAATCATTTCCAATTCCTGCAGTATAAACAATTCCATTAACAGAAGCTAATGTTTTATTTATTTCTTCAATTGTTCCAGTTAATGTCACACTATTCGTATTATTTCCAACTATTTGTGAAGAGATAAGCCCATTTGCAATAGTATTGTTAATCGTAAGTGTTCCATAATTTGTAGTTTCTAAAACAACTGTTAAAACTTCTCCATCTAAATCAGCAAAACTAATCTTATCTAAAACTAAAGTTCCATCTTCATTTATATTGATTATTTTTTCTACCACATACGATGAATTATTAAAATTAATTTGAGGTAAATCATTTATTGTTTGAATATTAACTATTGACTCTTTTGAAGAAAATCTCATACTATTATCGCTATCTCCACCATCATTTACCCTAAATTCAATAACTCTTGAAGTATTACTTAAATCATCAGTTGAATTTACGAAAGCAATAGCTCGAGCTAAAGCTTGAACTTGATGAGAATAAGCTTTATCATTTAAATTAATTTTTAAAGATTTTCCATTTTCTCCATTTTGTAAAGTATCAATTGTTCCTATTTTAATTCCAGAATATAAAACATTTCCTCTATCAAGTGTTATGCCACCTACTTCTAAAATGGTTAAATTATCACTACCTTCTTTTCCTTGTAAATAATCAACTCTTAAATATCCTGCACCAAAATCTGCATATTCAGGATCAACTATTGTAATATTTGAATCAATAATAATAGGTTTAGAGTTTTCAACAAATGTTACTTCTGATTTATCTCCTCCAATTAAAGGCATTGCATTTACATAATCTATTTTTACTGTTAGATTTTGAATAGAAGATGTTGAACTATCACTAACTTTAATTTTAAAATTCTCTGTAGCACTACTTGTTAAAGCATTTATTTTTGTATTATTTGGAATATACTCATATTGTCCTGTTGTACTATTTAGTTTTAGTACTCCATAAACTCCAACTAATTCTTGAATAGGATTATTACTAGAATTTAAAATATTATATGTTAAATTATCATTATCTAAATCAGTTGTATCAATCGTACCAGTAACTTTACTAAAACTCTCTGAACTATTGCTTGTATTCACAATCTCAATTGGAATTAAAGGATTTACAACAACTGTATCATTTGTTCCAGTTATAATTACATCAATCGTCTGTTCTGTAAGTCCCCCATTTCCATCATCTGCTTGGAAAGTATAAGTAAGTTTTAGAACTTCTCCTGCTTTTAAATAATTAAATGCTTCATTCCCAGAATTAAAATACCACTCAAAAGAACCTTTTGTACTTCCACTTTCTATAATTAAAGTAGAATCAAGTGATAACATAGATAAAAGTTGCTCATTTGTAGTTTGACTTAAGCTATTTGAAATTAAGTTATTATTACTATCTCTTAAATCTACACTAACACTTTTCACACTCACTGTTACACTATCTTTTAAATCTTTATCTTCAATTGACATAGTTCCTGAAGAGCTTAGTCCTGAATTTGTTTCAGTTAATCCAGTTTCAATTATAAAACTTTCTCCTGCAGGAATTGGAGCATTTGTATCTTGTTGTAAAGGAGCAAATACTTGATTATTTAAAGTTGTCGTTCCCACAAGATTGTCAACGAACAAATATGGATTTAAAGCAGTATCTCCTAGATTAAATACAGATAAACCTAAGGTATAACTTCCACTTTCTAAAACTTGAATTGTTGTAGTTTGCCAACCCGTACTTCCATAAGACGAAGTCGTATAATTTCCAGTTCCAGGATTTGTAGCTCCAAGAAGTATAACTTCTGCTTTTACTCCATCTAGAACAGCTGTAGAACTTGGATTTGTATTATTTGCAAAAGTTAATACTGAACCATCATTCCATGGAACATAATCTCCTGAAATATAATTCCAAGCAATAGAGTAAGTTGTTCCTGCTTCTGCATAAAATGTTTTAGATATATATGCCATATTTGTAGGAGCTTTATTTGAAGTTGCATAAAATGTATCTTTTATATATTTCACAGTGTCACTTGATACATTTAAATCTGATTGGAAATTTGTATTAAAC
Coding sequences:
- a CDS encoding DUF4347 domain-containing protein → MKRKNLKKPMISALEQRILFDGAAVATAVDVLDESSFSSNNTETTTTSNDVTQNNAENSVHEAQAVQGFERDRREVAFIDITVKDYQTLVDGVGEGVEVYLVSSLDDINSILKSETNIDAIHILSHGNVGEISVGNDVLNQNTLNNFDAVLQTMKNSLSENGDILLYGCNVANDGTGQEFINTLASITEADVAASNDVTGNSNVNGDWDLEIETGSIETSTIVVENYSSRLADVTYTENDSATLVANNVTISSGTNFSGGYVEFSLSESTSTETLSLVKEITASTTNGQISIVGNGVYIGNGTVAILVGSIDNTYNGENGQKLRINFSNTFANGNFSDTTATQTGTVVDISGWTIYLQQLMLGQNGVAGTSTIDGWATPIDSTPTPSNPNDSSEVSRGDDYTPSGAIYSYAFEDGALRLYSSGMTTAGDGDIVHGPYVVSDSTVTLSSGDSVSFDWKAQGGDDAYDIYAYLLNVDTGATVELLNQTGVGTSATAWATKNTNINTAGTYKFVFVSGTFDETFGRAAGASLYIDNIVVTQAVMPPAISGSVLQYITRNLTYHNSSETLNIVGETKNININGITSGGTTDVSLSRSIEIIGVNDLPYISGKETVTVNEDTSITISGLTVGDNDSGSSNLTVTIDANYGTLSLGNSTGVTTSWDAINKTFQITGTVTNLNNALATLRYQGDSNWSGQDPLTITINDGQGSGEQPYKINQTGKFYNPNNGHYYEFVSASGITWDQAKIDAENRTLYGLNGYLVTITSDSENALITSMAGGNGWIGASDAENEGVWKWVTGPEAGQLLSNYFTNWASGEPNDSGIDGEDVAHFYYTGVNAGKWNDFNTNNTSSISGYIVEYGGLAGDNLQQAFLTVTVLPVNDAPTINNSTNTINYVENASGIVLSPTITINDVDNTTLASATVSIGGFVSGDRLNFTNDASTMGNIIASYNSTTGVLTLTSAGQTATLSQWENALKSVSYDSTSEALSLSEQTRIVSWTVNDGVLNSVVSTSTIKVLGVNDAPTLEILDLKNNFTESLDSNNQNLFKSGTINFSDLDNNVNITKINGSIVYSGGVLDNTIATALINGFTINTNNNVQSGGGTWSYNVSNIDLNFLAKGETITFSYTIIATDTQNATDTKIVTFKIIGTNDAPTFGSQDPANANPISSTPKQIFDNAGFENGLTGWTTNGNASVVDKDIVTFSASSSMQMTPEVKAILGNSNQMTWVVDSHGTGMVKLEANGASNEFNTNFQSDLNVSSDTVKYIKDTFYATSNKAPTNMAYISKTFYAEAGTTYSIAWNYISGDYVPWNDGSVLTFANNTNPSSTAVLDGVKAEVILLGATNPGTGNYTTSSYGSTGWQTTTIQVLESGSYTLGLSVFNLGDTALNPYLFVDNLVGTTTLNNQVFAPLQQDTNAPIPAGESFIIETGLTETNSGLSSSGTMSIEDKDLKDSVTVSVKSVSVDLRDSNNNLISNSLSQTTNEQLLSMLSLDSTLIIESGSTKGSFEWYFNSGNEAFNYLKAGEVLKLTYTFQADDGNGGLTEQTIDVIITGTNDTVVVNPLIPIEIVNTSNSSESFSKVTGTIDTTDLDNDNLTYNILNSSNNPIQELVGVYGVLKLNSTTGQYEYIPNNTKINALTSSATENFKIKVSDSSTSSIQNLTVKIDYVNAMPLIGGDKSEVTFVENSKPIIIDSNITIVDPEYADFGAGYLRVDYLQGKEGSDNLTILEVGGITLDRGNVLYSGIKIGTIDTLQNGENGKSLKINLNDKAYSHQVQALARAIAFVNSTDDLSNTSRVIEFRVNDGGDSDNSMRFSSKESIVNIQTINDLPQINFNNSSYVVEKIININEDGTLVLDKISFADLDGEVLTVVLETTNYGTLTINNTIANGLISSQIVGNNTNSVTLTGTIEEINKTLASVNGIVYTAGIGNDFVTPGADFIKVTAIDELSGTSVSSKMVVVLPAIPNADSKNIVNKEDNPASVDLESLILDINDNNGFFTFGVGSADITDINGNITTAGNISSFDVTDIIYDENSNAIGYQLTSGKLILADSSSSLESNFTSKDGQFIFIPNENWYGNETFVYQYTSGDGDTSLIAQINVFVLPVNDKPVISVTTSDITIDEDTPYTFDNSNFIVISDIDNIPTQELELQIEVIEGKINLIDLSNVTILEGENASSKIVLRGTLDNLQETIKNLIYTPKNNYFGKDYLTIILDDLGASGEGGNKISNQTINFTINSVNDIPQIEVVDVTGSIIDGSKLNDKGSIKFTDADITDRPTAVENTKSIIGKAQDGTNLSLTQKQISDIENAFSIMNLPTNVNNGTITWDYTISQDKINFLGAGETVTAVFSITVTDDDGVELTQDVTVTIIGSNDIPTVSFENIDFEIPFGEVYNKDISSLFSDKDLTNKFKFEATNLPLGLTIDSNTGIISGRVAQSGNFVIVITGIDSSGASVTRTYNMLVVAPARITDSAKPSSPFISTTNGDTNTNNLIDGLNTFTDNTTNLGVLNFNSNDGLLVDTGIGFLDTSNSSTTNGFELTSSNNQNGGTEGSNNFSTNNTSNTNDSRGVLQANVDLNVLTNGQIVFNEANQDSFSIVGITIEDIKIENNSIEIKVVDTNLSQNFIVTQIDGTALPAGLFFDPRTGNISGTIPEDLEKLEISIKAINQDGTTRVLNLKLDLKELKKAQKNQVDADEKYMGLKEQIALENQKLDDYGSYLTRLFA